The genomic stretch GCGATTTTGGGGTTGATAATGACCTGGCAGTAGCCCACCTCGGGCCGCTGCGCATAGAAGTCCTGGTGGTAGTCCTCGGCCTCGTAGATGACGCCCAGCGGCGAAACCTCAGTCACAATCGGGTCCGCCCAGAGCTGCTGGTTCCGTGCAATCGCGGCCCGGAACAAGGCTTCCTCCTCCGCCGTGCGATAGTACATGACGGAGCGGTACTGGGTGCCGACGTCGTACCCCTGGCGGTTGAGGGTGGTGGGGTCGTGCTGGACAAAGAACATGTCCAAGATGACGTCCGCCGGGATCACGGATTCGTCAAACGTCACCGACACCACCTCGGCATGGCCCGTCATGCCGGAGCAGATCTGTTCGTAGCTGGGGTTGGGAAGCGCGCCGCCCGTATATCCGGACACCACCGATTCCACGCCCTTGGTCATTTGATACACGGCGTCGAGGCACCAGAAGCAGCCGCCGCCCAAAACAAAAGTCGTCATGTCACATACAAGTCATATGGGGCCCACATGATTCCCGTGCATTGTTACGGTCCCTCAACAGCCTTTGCCGCCAGTAAGGTAGGAGCATGAGCAAGGATCCCACTTTCCCCATGCCCGACGCCGGAGCCGGCCAGGGCGCCACCGTCACCGACACTTCGGCCGGCCAGGCAGACGCGCCGGCCGCGGCTGCATCCGCAGGCGCCGGAACGCCTTCCGCGGAAGCCGCGCCGGCCGCCGAAACGGGCACCCCCGGCGGTGCCGGAGCCCCGTCCGTCGATGAACTTTCATCCGGCAGCGCCGCCGGCGAGCCTGCAGCCCCGCTTGATGGCGGCGCCGTTGCCGCCGGTGCGCACACCGCCCCCGCCGACGTTTCGGCCGCCCAGCCGCTCCATCTGGCCGACACTCCCGCAGCCCGCGTGGCAGCAGTGCCCGCACTCCACGAGGCCGGCACTCCCGGCGCCCACCTGGCCGATGCGTCTGGCGCAGAGACAGCGGACGGCGGGACCGGCGTCGAACTTCCCGTGGGCACCCCGGAAACAGGCGACAACCTTGAATCGCCTGTGCTGGCGGATGTCCTGGTGGCCATCGAGGAGCTGTGGCCCGAATCCCTCGCGGAGGCCTGGGACCGGGTGGGCCTGGTCGTGGGACGCACCGAGGCCGTGGTGGACAGGATCATGTTCGCCGTGGACCCCACCCTTGAAGTGATTGACGAGGCCATCGAATGGGGTGCCCAGCTCCTGATTACCCACCACCCGTTGCTGCTGAAGGGCGTAAACTCCGTTGCGGCGACCACCGGCAAGGGGAGGGCGGTGCACCGGCTCATCGAGGCCGGCTGCGCCCTGCTGACGGTCCACACCAATGGCGACAGCGCCGTGGGCGGCGTCTCGGACGTCCTCGCCGACGTCATCGGCCTGGGCGACGTGGAGCCGCTGGTCCGCACTCCACATGGCCTGGTTGAGGAA from Arthrobacter stackebrandtii encodes the following:
- the msrA gene encoding peptide-methionine (S)-S-oxide reductase MsrA is translated as MTTFVLGGGCFWCLDAVYQMTKGVESVVSGYTGGALPNPSYEQICSGMTGHAEVVSVTFDESVIPADVILDMFFVQHDPTTLNRQGYDVGTQYRSVMYYRTAEEEALFRAAIARNQQLWADPIVTEVSPLGVIYEAEDYHQDFYAQRPEVGYCQVIINPKIAKVRKHYAAWLAA
- a CDS encoding Nif3-like dinuclear metal center hexameric protein produces the protein MGTPETGDNLESPVLADVLVAIEELWPESLAEAWDRVGLVVGRTEAVVDRIMFAVDPTLEVIDEAIEWGAQLLITHHPLLLKGVNSVAATTGKGRAVHRLIEAGCALLTVHTNGDSAVGGVSDVLADVIGLGDVEPLVRTPHGLVEEGIGRVGVLAGPEKLGDLAARVFLSLPAVAGGVRVAGDKDALVRKVAVCGGAGDSLFDAVRASDADVFVTADLRHHPASEARDVRGDGRPYLIDLSHFASEWLWLPAAAEALGNVLADQGFAAELAVSQINTDPWDFILTPGT